In the Solanum pennellii chromosome 5, SPENNV200 genome, one interval contains:
- the LOC107020162 gene encoding WRKY transcription factor 1-like → MEDDHRDIGAIARSCNMNKPNNVVASKLGLKASHVWNYFDRVLAPGMNSFNGSSESVSLDFPIARQERSYDQVSNQQFYLHSIQPVQFFQQIVVPQSRTTVACVPPTTTQLEWIDLQQQLDIGAKIHPNFASSMKSPLTQSTTRKNQSIRLTYELSQDELTNDKWAWHKYGQKYIKGSPFPRNYYKCSTSKQCEAKKQIEKSSKDENIFLVSCSGEHNHDPPMSRRYLASFKNNFKFKLPKSINIFPKESIFNASSSSSKRIKHSTDVASSIIGTKPPLEIGSKNKMLFSVVQNKGDGKVKVHMNEDIFMGIEELQIGTTST, encoded by the exons ATGGAGGATGATCATCGGGATATAGGTGCAATAGCAAGAAGTTGTAATATGAATAAACCTAACAATGTTGTAGCTTCTAAATTAGGTTTGAAAGCATCTCATGTTTGGAATTATTTTGACAGAGTTTTAGCTCCTGGCATGAATAGTTTTAATGGTTCATCTGAAAGTGTTTCTTTAGATTTTCCAATAGCTCGTCAGGAGAGATCATATGATCAGGTTAGCAACCAGCAATTCTACTTACATTCAATTCAACCAGTTCAATTTTTCCAACAAATCGTTGTACCTCAATCACGAACAACGGTGGCATGTGTACCACCAACTACAACACAACTAGAATGGATAGATCTACAACAACAACTCGATATAGGGGCTAAAATTCATCCTAATTTTGCTTCTTCTATGAAGAGTCCTTTGACCCAATCTACAACAAG GAAAAATCAGTCGATAAGGCTTACCTATGAATTATCGCAAGACGAACTCACAAATGACAAATGGGCATGGCACAAGTATGGTCAAAAGTATATAAAAGGTTCTCCATTTCCAAG GAATTACTATAAGTGTAGCACATCAAAACAATGCGAAGCAAAGAAACAAATTGAGAAAAGCTCAAAGGATGAGAACATTTTCTTGGTATCTTGTTCCGGTGAACACAATCATGATCCACCCATGAGCCGTAGATATCTTGCTAgcttcaaaaataatttcaaattcaagcttCCAAAAAGCATAAATATTTTTCCCAAAGAATCAATCTTTAatgcatcatcatcatcgtccaAGCGCATTAAGCATTCAACAGATGTTGCTTCTTCAATTATCGGAACTAAGCCTCCACTTGAAATCGGGAGCAAAAACAAAATGCTTTTTTCGGTCGTGCAGAACAAAGGTGATGGTAAAGTAAAGGTACACATGAATGAAGATATTTTCATGGGTATTGAGGAACTCCAAATTGGTACTACTTCCACCTAA